One Telluria mixta DNA window includes the following coding sequences:
- a CDS encoding NIPSNAP family protein: MPITCFIRYEIDPIQRDAFREYAENWGRIIPRLGGRLLGYFLPHEGTNYEAWGLVGFDSLADYEAYRLRLKKDEEAVANFQFAREQRFILREERTFLENVA; this comes from the coding sequence GCCCATCACCTGTTTCATCCGCTACGAGATCGACCCCATCCAGCGCGACGCCTTCCGCGAGTATGCCGAGAACTGGGGCCGCATCATCCCGAGGCTGGGAGGCCGCCTGCTCGGCTACTTCCTGCCGCACGAAGGCACCAATTACGAGGCGTGGGGCCTCGTCGGCTTCGACAGCCTGGCCGATTACGAAGCGTATCGGCTGCGCTTGAAGAAAGACGAAGAGGCAGTGGCGAACTTCCAGTTCGCGCGTGAACAACGCTTCATCCTGCGCGAGGAGCGCACGTTCCTGGAAA